The Herpetosiphonaceae bacterium nucleotide sequence GGGCAGGTTAAGTATGGATGATCAGCCGAGCGAGCGCACAGATGAGCCGCGATCGTCAGCCGCCGTGCCGGTCGAGCGCGTGATCGCGCTGCTGACGCACGGCACGATGGAGATCGAAGGCTTGATGCCGGATTCCAGCAACTACACGTTTCTAGCCAGCATCGCCGACGACGATCTGCAAGGTCTGGCGATCTACAAGCCGCGCCGGGGCGAGCGTCCGCTCTGGGATTTTCCACGGGGCACGCTCTGCCAGCGCGAGGCGGCGGCCTATCTGGTGAGCGAGGCGCTCGGCTGGGCGATCGTGCCGCCGACGGTGCTGCGCGACGCGCCGGAGTACGGCGTCGGCTCGGTGCAGCTTTTCATCGACGCCGATCCGGAGGTCCACTACTTCACCCTGCGCGGCAGCGACCACGATGCCTTCAAGCGCATCGCGGCCTTCGATCTGATCGTCAACAACGCCGACCGCAAGGGCGGTCATATCCTCCAAGACCGCGACGGCCATCTGTGGGGCATCGATCACGGCATCACATTCCACACCGATCCCAAGCTGCGCACGGTGATCTGGGAGTACGCCGGGCAGCCGATCCCGGAGCCGCTGATATCCGACATTCAGCGCCTCGCGCAGCGGGTAGAAACGCCGAACGACGACCTGACAGCCGCGCTGGACGCGCTGCTGGCGCGGGTCGAGCTGGACGCGCTGCGCCGCCGGGTCGAGCGCGTGCTGCGACGAGCGCAGTACCCGGAGCCGACGGGCGGGCGCTCGATGCCCTGGCCGCCGATCTAAGCCCGGTGCTCACCGCCAGATACCAGAAGCGCGTCGTCTGCGACCCGCCTCTTTTGGCTGGGCATATTGGAGCCAACCCGCAGCGCGAGAATCCTATCGCAGGCCAGCCGGGAGCGTGGGCACTGCGGTTGCTGTATGCTCCTCCGATAGCGCGACCGTGTTGCACTGCGTGTGCATGTTACCCAAAGGGACAACGATGGCGACAGCAGCACAGCCGGTTCAGATGCGTCCGAGCCGGGGCATCACCAACATCGACGAGGCGATTGAGCAGATCGGCGTGGGGCGCTTCCAGTGGCGGCTTCTGCTGGTGAACGGCCTGACCTGGGCGGCAGACGCGATGGAGGTCCTGATCGCGGGCTTTGTGCTGCCGGGCGTGATCGCGGTGTTCGGGCTTCAGAATAGCCCGGCGCGGCAGACGCTCTTTCTTTCGGCGACGTTCACCGGCATGTTTATCGGCGCGCTGGTGTGGGGCGCGCTCGCCGATCGCTTTGGGCGGCGCAACGTGTTTCTGCTGACGGTGCTGCTCGACGCGGTGTTTGGCCTGGCCTCGGCGCTCGCGCCCTCGTACGGCCTGCTGGTCGCATTCCGCTTTCTGACCGGCTTCGCCGTGGGCGGGACACTGCCGGTGGAC carries:
- a CDS encoding SCO1664 family protein gives rise to the protein MDDQPSERTDEPRSSAAVPVERVIALLTHGTMEIEGLMPDSSNYTFLASIADDDLQGLAIYKPRRGERPLWDFPRGTLCQREAAAYLVSEALGWAIVPPTVLRDAPEYGVGSVQLFIDADPEVHYFTLRGSDHDAFKRIAAFDLIVNNADRKGGHILQDRDGHLWGIDHGITFHTDPKLRTVIWEYAGQPIPEPLISDIQRLAQRVETPNDDLTAALDALLARVELDALRRRVERVLRRAQYPEPTGGRSMPWPPI